A single region of the Xiphias gladius isolate SHS-SW01 ecotype Sanya breed wild chromosome 17, ASM1685928v1, whole genome shotgun sequence genome encodes:
- the LOC120802743 gene encoding V-set and immunoglobulin domain-containing protein 1-like → MHSMLRLLVLTSIIGCVELITVRTPQKYINVTVGGSVLLQCMFVTTQETTSLTIQWDYVSSSSLTPQQVYYYQSGEDVIPRPYKGRLQPPSSVATTRNASIIISNMQTSDAGVYTCEVHNFPDVDGQSQANIVVNVLERPSTPYCSVHGDVESGHLVTLTCHSERGSPTPTYNWTRLDQTKTRRPVLGKTTATGKLEIRNISQFEFGEYQCNATNAVGFSTCTIELSPEAADGVIAGAVIGALLGCVLIILVVWFIAHTVKRNKYKVVKASEDNEMKRSSHQAQETTDRVPVAATAGHLHAEADEPQA, encoded by the exons ATGCACTCTATGTTGCGCTTGTTGGTGCTTACAAGCATAATAG GATGTGTTGAACTGATCACAGTCAGGACACCGCAGAAATATATCAATGTTACAGTGGGTGGAAGTGTCCTACTCCAGTGTATGTTTGTGACTACTCAAGAGACCACCAGCCTCACCATCCAGTGGGATTATGTTTCATCATCCTCCTTGACACCACAGCAG GTCTATTACTATCAGTCAGGAGAGGATGTCATTCCGAGACCTTACAAGGGCAGGCTTCAGCCTCCCTCTTCTGTGGCCACAACCAGAAACGCCTCAATAATAATAAGCAACATGCAAACATCAGATGCCGGAGTCTACACTTGTGAGGTTCACAACTTTCCTGATGTAGATGGACAGTCTCAGGCCAATATCGTTGTTAATGTTCTTG AGAGGCCGTCTACTCCGTATTGCAGTGTCCACGGAGATGTCGAATCGGGCCACCTGGTCACTCTGACTTGCCACAGTGAGCGTGGAAGCCCGACCCCTACATACAACTGGACCAGACTGGACCAGACCAAGACCAGGAGGCCTGTACTGGGAAAAA CAACTGCAACTGGAAAATTGGAAATCAGAAACATATCCCAGTTTGAGTTTGGAGAATACCAGTGCAATGCTACAAATGCAGTGGGCTTTTCAACCTGCACTATAGAGCTGAGTCCTG AAGCAGCAGATGGAGTGATTGCTGGTGCTGTGATCGGCGCATTGCTCGGGTGTGTCCTAATCATCCTGGTGGTGTGGTTCATCGCTCACACTGTGAAGCGGAACAAATACAAAGTAGTGAAAGCATCGGAGGACAACGAGATGAA GAGGAGCTCTCACCAGGCCcaggaaaccacagacagggTTCCCGTGGCAGCCACAGCTGGCCACCTCCATGCTGAGGCAGATGAGCCACAAGCCTAA